TTCATCAGTGAGTTTGCCCGGTTTGTGCAAAATGGTGTCCGAGATGGCGATTTTCCCCACATCGTGCAGCCTTGCGGCCAACCTCAGCACCTGCACCCGTTCCTCTGGCATCCCGAGGTGTCTGGCCACTTCGGCGGCCCGTTCACCGACCCGGACGGTGTGTTCACCGGTGTCGCTGTCCCGGAATTCTGCAGCAATGGCCAGCCTTTCCAGCATTTCAAGGTAGGCGGATTCCAGTTCTGCAGTGCGCTCCTGAACCAGTTGCTCCAGTTCTTCACTGCGGATGCGTTCCAGTTCCGCTTCGTGCTGGCTTTGCTCCAGTTTTCTCTGGAAGGCCAGAATTTCCAGTTGCTGGGTGGCGGCAGCCGTGCGGATCTCCTGATCCAGTTGATACAGTTCTTCGTGGTGTTGCAGGGCTTCTTCAAACCGCCGGAGGGTTTTCAAGACATCCACCACTTTCTTGAGGGGATGCAGCAGGCTTTCCTGGTAGTCCAGTTCCCTGAACATCACGATGGCTTTTTGCAAATGTTCAAGGGCTTCCAGAGCAAGCCCTGTGGTGTGCAACACCTCGCCCAGAACCATGTGGGTGTGGGCTTCAAGGTCTGTGATCTGGTGGGCTTGAGACAGTTCCAGAGCTTGCATCCCTGCAGCAATGGCTTGATCCGGGGCATGGGTGCGGATGCGCAACACCGCTTCGTGCTGCAACATGGCGATCCTCTGGTAGATGTCGTCTTGCAGGTCCAGCCATTGCCAGACCTCCTGCATGTGGGCTGCCAGAGCAGGATCTTCTGGAGGCAGGCATTCCAGTTCCAGTCCAATTTTATTCACCAGTGTCTGGCAAAGCATGGCAGGGTTGTTCTGCTCACGCCAGATCTGCTCGGACTGCTGGATGGTGAACAGGGCATCCTTGAATTTTTTCTGTTGTTGCAACAGCAGGGACATGTTGTTCAGGATGCGTGCCTGCATGATCTGGTCTTGATTGGACCGTGCCATTTCGAGGGCTTTTTCGTAATGTCTATGGGCATTTTCAAGGCTGCCAAGCACCTGATAGACGGCACCCAGAAAATTGAAATTGCGGGTTTTCTCAGAGAGCAGGTTGGAGTGTTCCAGCAAAATGGACGCTTCTGACAGGGCATTCAGTGCATCGTAAGGCTGATCGTGCAAC
The Deinococcus misasensis DSM 22328 genome window above contains:
- a CDS encoding HD domain-containing phosphohydrolase produces the protein METSLLELVESRGQIAPADWVQSALEASRQSISRGITEGSVEFARLTADHAREHHLSEQLVVALNNLGHLLLLHDQPYDALNALSEASILLEHSNLLSEKTRNFNFLGAVYQVLGSLENAHRHYEKALEMARSNQDQIMQARILNNMSLLLQQQKKFKDALFTIQQSEQIWREQNNPAMLCQTLVNKIGLELECLPPEDPALAAHMQEVWQWLDLQDDIYQRIAMLQHEAVLRIRTHAPDQAIAAGMQALELSQAHQITDLEAHTHMVLGEVLHTTGLALEALEHLQKAIVMFRELDYQESLLHPLKKVVDVLKTLRRFEEALQHHEELYQLDQEIRTAAATQQLEILAFQRKLEQSQHEAELERIRSEELEQLVQERTAELESAYLEMLERLAIAAEFRDSDTGEHTVRVGERAAEVARHLGMPEERVQVLRLAARLHDVGKIAISDTILHKPGKLTDEEYTTIKAHTLAGARMLSQAQSELIRMAETIALTHHEKWDGTGYPNGLKGEEIPLEGRIVAAVDVLDALMSERPYKEAWTLEAALHEIEMQSGKHFDPRVVQVLLMLHRSGTT